Proteins encoded in a region of the Eulemur rufifrons isolate Redbay chromosome 15, OSU_ERuf_1, whole genome shotgun sequence genome:
- the ANKRD66 gene encoding ankyrin repeat domain-containing protein 66, with protein MELAKMSDMTKLHQAVAAGDYNLVRKILKKGLCDPNYKDVDWNDRTPLHWAAIRGQMEVVHLLIEYGARPCLVTDVGWTPAHFAAESGHLNVLRALHAMHAAIDAPDFFGDTPKRIAQIYGQKACVAFLEKAEPECRDHRRAALQRGLPLDERDGDWDAKKRELELSLPSQNRNTNKKNKKSQGPTRASNTKQRRV; from the exons ATGGAATTGGCCAAAATGTCAGACATGACAAAGCTCCACCAAGCTGTGGCTGCAGGGGACTATAATTTAGTGAGAAAGATTTTGAAGAAAGGTCTCTGTGACCCAAACTACAAGGATGTGGACTGGAATGACCGGACCCCGCTTCACTGGGCTGCAATCAGAG GGCAAATGGAAGTGGTGCACCTCCTGATAGAATATggagccaggccctgcctggTCACTGATGTGGGCTGGACCCCCGCTCATTTTGCAGCTGAGTCAGGCCATCTGAATGTACTCAGAGCTCTCCATGCAATGCATGCGGCCATTGACGCCCCAGACTTCTTCGGTGACACACCAAAGAGGATTGCACAGATCTATGGGCAGAAAGCCTGTGTGGCATTTCTGGAGaa GGCCGAGCCCGAGTGCCGGGACCACCGCCGCGCCGCCCTGCAGAGGGGGCTGCCGCTGGATGAGCGGGACGGAGACTGGGACGCCAAGAAAAGGGAGCTGGAGCTGTCTCTTCCCTCCCAGAATCGAAAcactaataaaaagaataagaaaagccAAGGCCCTACCAGGGCCAGCAATACCAAGCAGAGGAGAGTGTGA